The Deltaproteobacteria bacterium genome contains the following window.
AAGATCTTTCTCCTCTGGAAATTCAGGATAAGCAGAAAATCCTTGTGTTTTGGCGATGATATTTGCAGGAAATGCTTTTATCAGTGCATTGTAGGTTTCTACATTTTTGTTGTACTGCTTAGAGGCCTCAGCGATATTATTTTCCACTTCTTTTAGTTTATTCATAAGTGGTGTGAAATTTTCATTCGCCTTCAATTCAGGATATTTATCTACAATAGATAAGAGTTTGGATAAAGCATTGTTTACCGCATAAAAAGCAGACATTTCTTTCCTTGTTTCTGCAGACATGAAGTCAGTGTATACATCTCTTGCGTATTGAATGGTGTCTTCTTCCTGAACTGCGTAGTCTTTCATTATGATTAAAAAAGAGGGAATAAGGTTAGATTTTTTCTGAAATTCTGTATCAATCCTTTCCCAGGATTCATCGCACA
Protein-coding sequences here:
- a CDS encoding LemA family protein, producing MKKLLTAIIIILLIFIVVGIFYTRTNNKLERCKTMCDESWERIDTEFQKKSNLIPSFLIIMKDYAVQEEDTIQYARDVYTDFMSAETRKEMSAFYAVNNALSKLLSIVDKYPELKANENFTPLMNKLKEVENNIAEASKQYNKNVETYNALIKAFPANIIAKTQGFSAYPEFPEEKDLGN